The proteins below are encoded in one region of [Limnothrix rosea] IAM M-220:
- the secG gene encoding preprotein translocase subunit SecG: MLETVLQVIWTASAIGLILLVLLHSPKGDGLGGIGGQAQMFTSTKSAETALNRATWVLFITFISLTVVFSAGWLTPVVTAPPITGQ; this comes from the coding sequence ATGCTTGAAACTGTTTTACAAGTTATTTGGACGGCGTCGGCGATCGGCCTCATTTTATTGGTGCTTCTCCATAGTCCCAAGGGCGATGGTCTTGGTGGTATCGGTGGTCAAGCCCAAATGTTTACCAGTACAAAAAGTGCAGAGACGGCACTAAATCGCGCCACTTGGGTCTTATTTATTACGTTCATTAGCCTCACGGTTGTTTTTAGTGCGGGCTGGTTAACGCCTGTTGTCACAGCACCACCCATTACGGGTCAGTAA
- a CDS encoding matrixin family metalloprotease — translation MQLFCYAWRRYRIWWRFCLGLLWGGAIALCLNIIPVGQVPLSLADGLPALATHPLPGTLEQWQPASKDTRDYFTEIKASPLGYLIWSEFPVTVFYPELEPYLSPNQVQQQTKWQNAVQQAIAAWSVYLPIQKTSDQENADIVILRESPPLQITVNAETGERDYSFGRNAETRYRFYLDEQQHVRHRMTIYLSPHQRAIATLNTARHEFGHALGIWGHSNNSKDALFVHQTAENYGISEADINTLKKIYQQSTKLGWPLP, via the coding sequence ATGCAACTTTTTTGTTATGCTTGGCGACGCTACCGAATTTGGTGGCGTTTTTGTTTGGGATTATTATGGGGCGGGGCGATCGCCTTATGTCTCAATATTATTCCTGTGGGTCAAGTACCCTTATCTTTAGCCGATGGCTTACCTGCATTAGCCACCCATCCATTGCCGGGAACTTTAGAGCAATGGCAGCCAGCGTCAAAGGACACGCGCGATTATTTTACAGAAATCAAAGCTTCTCCCCTTGGTTATCTCATTTGGTCTGAGTTTCCGGTGACGGTGTTTTACCCAGAGCTTGAACCTTATCTTTCTCCCAACCAAGTACAGCAGCAAACGAAATGGCAAAATGCCGTACAACAGGCGATCGCCGCATGGTCAGTTTATCTACCTATCCAAAAAACTAGTGATCAAGAAAATGCTGATATTGTCATCCTTCGGGAGTCGCCGCCACTCCAAATAACCGTTAATGCTGAAACCGGTGAGCGAGACTATTCCTTTGGCCGTAATGCAGAAACCCGTTACCGATTTTATCTCGACGAACAACAGCATGTGCGCCATCGAATGACAATTTATCTTAGTCCCCATCAGCGGGCGATCGCCACCCTAAATACAGCCCGCCATGAGTTTGGCCATGCCCTAGGAATTTGGGGACACAGTAATAATTCAAAAGATGCTTTATTCGTACACCAAACAGCAGAAAATTATGGCATTAGCGAAGCCGATATTAATACATTAAAGAAAATTTATCAGCAGTCCACAAAACTTGGCTGGCCATTACCTTAA
- a CDS encoding N-acetylmannosamine-6-phosphate 2-epimerase — MVNLVDRFKGKLIISCQAPADSPLHQPEMIAAIAQACVNQGAVAVRIDSPAHIEAVRNLLPDIPIIGLWKRMYEGSDVYITPQFSDALAVVEAGADIVAIDATARPRQGGENLADIVRGIHEQTGKLVMADLDTYENAVLAAKAGADILGTTLYGYTGETGNLTPPGFDLLAKFVQDFDLPIICEGGIGSPGMMLKAFEIGADSVVVGTAITGVDLLAQKFIQAL, encoded by the coding sequence ATGGTTAATTTAGTGGACAGGTTTAAGGGCAAGTTGATTATTTCTTGTCAGGCTCCGGCAGATTCTCCTCTGCATCAACCGGAAATGATCGCGGCGATCGCCCAAGCTTGTGTGAATCAAGGGGCTGTGGCGGTGAGAATTGATAGTCCCGCCCACATTGAAGCTGTCCGAAATTTACTGCCGGATATTCCGATTATTGGTCTCTGGAAACGGATGTACGAAGGCTCAGATGTTTATATTACGCCGCAGTTTTCTGATGCTTTAGCTGTGGTTGAAGCGGGAGCTGATATTGTGGCGATTGATGCGACAGCGCGTCCTCGACAGGGTGGTGAAAATTTGGCGGACATCGTTCGCGGGATTCACGAGCAAACGGGTAAGCTGGTGATGGCGGATTTGGATACCTATGAAAATGCGGTGTTGGCGGCAAAAGCGGGCGCTGATATTCTCGGTACGACCCTCTATGGCTACACGGGCGAAACTGGAAATCTTACGCCACCGGGCTTTGATTTACTGGCAAAGTTTGTACAAGATTTTGATTTACCCATCATTTGTGAAGGGGGCATTGGCTCACCGGGAATGATGCTGAAAGCGTTTGAAATTGGTGCAGACAGCGTGGTGGTTGGGACTGCCATTACAGGGGTTGATCTCCTCGCCCAAAAATTCATCCAAGCACTTTAG